In a genomic window of Brachionichthys hirsutus isolate HB-005 unplaced genomic scaffold, CSIRO-AGI_Bhir_v1 contig_971, whole genome shotgun sequence:
- the LOC137914337 gene encoding neurofilament heavy polypeptide-like, producing the protein MDTTCPENSAPQRQQQRKLKIVRGPVTKISSAESPAKPAETPAPISEGTKPESIPAATPTPQRRRQQHQPPPVETPAEHAETLQAPPWRTRPPKHPNIFMLLSADAPSPISEGTKPESIPVTPESPADPPKTPSEPTETPSPISEGTKPAATPAPRRRRRRPKLPLVETPSEAAKTPSEAKKTPSAAKTPSEAKKTPSAAKTPFEAKKTPSAAKTPSEAKKTPSAAKTPSEAKKTPSAAKTPSEAKKTPSAAKTPSEAKKTPSAAKTPSEAKKTPSAAKTPSEAKKTPSAAKTPSEAKKTPSAAKTPFEAKKTPSAAKTPAEGTDTPSPISEVR; encoded by the exons ATGGACACCACATGTCCAGAGAACAGCGCCccgcagcggcagcagcagcggaaaTTGAAGATTGTTCGAGGTCCTGTAACAAAGATCTCTTCCGCGGAGTCCCCGGCTAagcccgccgagaccccggctcccatctcagag gggaccaagccggagtcgATTCCTGCAGCGACTCCGACTCcccagcggcggcggcagcaacaccagcccccccccgtggagaccccggctgagcacGCAGAGACCCTGCAGGCTCCCCCATGGCGGACACGACCTCCGAAACATCCGAATATATTCATGCTCCTTTCCGCCGAcgccccgtctcccatctcagag ggtaCCAAGCCGGAGTCGATCCCAGTGACTCCGGAATCCCCGGCTgacccccccaaaaccccgTCTGAGCCCACGgagaccccgtctcccatctcagag GGGACAAAgccagcagcgactccggctccccgccggcggcggcggcgaccgaaACTCCCTCTCGTGGAGACCCCGTCTGAGGCCGCcaaaaccccgtctgaggccaagaagaccccgtctgccgctaaaaccccgtctgaggccaagaagaccccgtctgccgctaAAACCCCGTttgaggccaagaagaccccgtctgccgccaAAACTccgtctgaggccaagaagaccccgtctgccgctaaaaccccgtctgaggccaagaagaccccgtctgccgccaAAACTccgtctgaggccaagaagaccccgtctgccgccaaaaccccgtctgaggccaagaagaccccgtctgccgctaaaaccccgtctgaggccaagaagaccccgtctgccgccaAAACTccgtctgaggccaagaagaccccgtctgccgccaaaaccccgtctgaggccaagaagaccccgtctgccgccaAAACCCCGTttgaggccaagaagaccccgtctgccgctaAAACCCCGGCTGAGGGCACCgacaccccgtctcccatctcagaggtgagataa